The Canis lupus familiaris isolate Mischka breed German Shepherd chromosome X, alternate assembly UU_Cfam_GSD_1.0, whole genome shotgun sequence genome has a segment encoding these proteins:
- the CYSLTR1 gene encoding cysteinyl leukotriene receptor 1, which translates to MDGVGNLTVSSANNNKCNDTIDDFRNQVYSTLYSMISVVGFFGNSFVLYVLIKTYHEKSAFQVYMINLAVADLLCVCTLPLRVVYYVHKGIWLFGDFLCRLSTYALYVNLYCSIFFMTAMSFFRCIAIVFPVQNINLVTQKKARFVCLGIWIFVILASSPFLLSTSYKDEKNNTKCFEPPQDNQAKNHVLVLHYVSLFVGFIIPFVIIIACYTMIILTLLKNSMKKNLSSRKKAIGMIIVVTAAFLISFMPYHIQRTIHLHFLHNETKPCDSVLRMQKSVVITLSLAASNCCFDPLLYFFSGGNFRRRLSTFRKHSLSSVTYVPKKKASLPEKGEEICKE; encoded by the coding sequence ATGGATGGAGTCGGGAATCTGACAGTATCTTCTGCCAATAATAACAAGTGCAATGACACTATTGATGACTTCCGCAATCAAGTATATTCCACTTTGTACTCTATGATCTCCGTTGTGGGCTTCTTTGGCAATAGCTTTGTGCTCTATGTCCTCATAAAAACATATCATGAGAAGTCAGCTTTCCAAGTATACATGATTAATTTAGCAGTAGCAGatctactgtgtgtgtgtacattgcCTCTCCGTGTGGTCTATTATGTTCACAAAGGCATTTGGCTTTTCGGTGACTTTTTGTGCCGCCTCAGCACCTATGCCTTGTATGTCAACCTCTATTGTAGTATCTTCTTTATGACAGCCATGAGCTTTTTCCGGTGTATTGCAATTGTTTTCCCAGTCCAGAACATTAATTTGGTTACCCAGAAGAAAGCGAGGTTTGTGTGTCTTGGCATTTGGATTTTTGTGATTTTGGCCAGTTCTCCATTTTTGCTGTCCACATCTtacaaagatgagaaaaacaataCCAAGTGCTTTGAGCCTCCACAGGACAATCAGGCTAAAAATCATGTTTTGGTCTTGCATTATGTGTCATTGTTTGTAGGATTTATCATTCCTTTTGTTATTATAATTGCCTGTTATACAATGATCATTTTAACCTTACTTAAAAATTCCATGAAGAAAAATCTATCAAGTCGTAAAAAAGCTATAGGAATGATAATAGTTGTGACAGCTGCCTTTTTGATCAGCTTCATGCCATATCATATTCAACGCACCATCCACCTTCATTTTTTACACAATGAAACTAAACCCTGTGATTCTGTTCTTAGAATGCAAAAGTCAGTGGTCATAACCTTGTCTCTGGCTGCATCAAATTGTTGCTTTGACCCTCTCCTATATTTCTTTTCAGGGGGGAACTTTAGGAGAAGACTGTCTACATTTAGAAAGCATTCTTTGTCCAGTGTGACTTATGTACCCAAGAAAAAGGCCTCTTTgccagaaaaaggagaagaaatatgtaaAGAGTAA